One genomic window of Monodelphis domestica isolate mMonDom1 chromosome 1, mMonDom1.pri, whole genome shotgun sequence includes the following:
- the C1H10orf143 gene encoding uncharacterized protein C10orf143 homolog — translation MDRGSLAGLRRPAEEEWGGPGDAKRACRAIVAGSGEDAGHWPCWTTERSSQAKSFLTREMVPADVPGRQSAAISGHNGRRPPQPCSRCLAGQSGHLSHTMSC, via the exons ATGGATCGTGGTTCGCTGGCCGGCCTGCGGCGGCCTGCGGAGGAAGAGTGGGGCGGCCCCGGGGACGCG AAACGGGCCTGCAGGGCCATCGTGGCCGGATCCGGGGAGGATGCCGGCCACTGGCCGTGCTGGACCACCGAGCGGAGCTCCCAAGCCAAGAGCTTCCTGACGCGGGAGATGGTGCCGGCGGACGTCCCAGGCAGACAGAGCGCCGCG ATTTCTGGCCACAACGGAAGGCGGCCCCCCCAGCCCTGCTCACGATGCCTGGCCGGCCAGTCC GGCCATTTAAGCCATACCATGAGTTGCTAG